TTCGTAAGATCCGCGCTCGCTAGATTTCAGCCGGCGAATTTCCTCTCGATCCTAGACGCGCACCGCATCGCCTATGTCGAGGAGGAGGGCGGCAAGCTCTTCCTCAAAGGTTCCTCAAAACGGATATTCGAGATGCTGCTCTCGGGCGTTGAGGCGCGCGGGGGGACGATCGCGATCGGCCGCATCTCTTCCGTCAGGCGCGGAGACGGTTTTTCAGTCCGAGGAGAATTCGGCGAGGCGAGGGCGCGAAGCCTCGTCCTCGCTACCGGTGGGCTCTCGTATCCCGCGCTCGGGGCCTCTGACCTGGGCTATCGGATCGCCAAACAATTCGGCCACAGGGTAATCCCTTGCAGGCCGGGGCTGGTGCCGCTCGTGTTTGCGCCCCGGGACCGCGGCTTCTTTTCGAAGCTCGCGGGCATATCCTTCCGCGCGGAGGTCGCGGTGGGAAAGTCGAAGATAGAGGATGAATGCCTGATAACGCACCGGGGCCTCAGCGGGCCTGCGATATTGCGCGCCTCGCTCCTCTGGGACAAGGGTCAGCGCCTGCTCGTGGACGCGCTGCCTGGCGTGGATCTGTCGGGCCCGCTGGAGGAGAAGAGGGAGGCCGGCTCCAGGATGCAGCTCAAAAACTTTCTCTCGCATTATCTCCCGGACCGACTTGCGGATGCGCTCTGCGAGCGTCTCGCCTCGTCGCGGCAGGTAGGCTTGTATTCGAAGAAGGAGCTTGCGCGCGTGATCGCGGCCTTGCACTCCATTAGGATCCTGCCGGCGAAGACCGAAGGGTATGCCAGGGCCGAGGTGACCCTGGGAGGCGTGGACACGCGCGAGCTTTCATCGAAGAACATGGAGTCGAGGCTTTGCCCGGGACTTTACTTTATAGGCGAGGTCATGGACGTCACTGGGGACCTGGGCGGATTCAACCTGCACTGGGCGTGGGCTTCCGCGCACGCTGCGGCAAACGCGATATGAGATCTCAAGCGCCGTCGAGGCCAGCGCGCTCCTGCTGCATGAGCCACGACTCTGGATCGTTGAGATAGGCCAGCGCATCGACCAGCGAACGATGGTGTTCGCGCTCGATCCCGGCCAGGAACGAGAAGAAGTTTTTCTCCATCTGGTTCTGGCAGAGGCCGGTGAGCCTGGTATAGAGATCGACTCCCTTTGATTCGAAGTCGATGGCCTTCTTGAGCGCCTTTACGTCGTCCTCGTCGTGGTCCGTGACGCTGCCGGCCTTGGCGACAATGCTGTCCAGTATCTTCTTCACGTCCGTGCCCGCCACCACTATGGGCATGTCCTTGGGCCAGTTGCCTTGTTTGATCAGCTTTTCATGCAGCGCGCGGATGCGGTGCATGTGCTCCTCTTCGTCCTTGGCCAGCTGCGCGAACATCTTCTTCGCCAGCTCGTTGCGCGAACGGAGCGCCTCGTTGAGATAGAATTCGTGTTCGGTGATCTCGTTCTTCAGCGCCAGCTCGATGGATGACATGCGGTCCATAAGTTTCCTCCTCAAATTTGTGATAGTGCATCTTTATACGAAAGCGCGCTTGCGCACAAGCGGAGATAAAAAACGGGGGCGCTTTCGCGTCCCCGTTTTGGCGCTGCAATAGAGCTGATATTACTTCGTCTTCTTCGCGATCGCGCTCTTGAGATCCTTCACGACCAGCGTGCGGAAGTCAGCCTGTATGTCCGCCGCAGTGTACGGGCTGGTGGAGACGATCGTGTGCTTGCCGGCCTTGACTGCGTCGGCCTGTTCAGCGTTGAGCCCGAGCTCTGTGAGAAGCTCTTTGTCGGCCTTGTCCTTCACGGTGTACTCGACTATGTAATCATTGCCTTCCTGATAATAGACCCAATCGACGCTGAAGTCCTTGAGCTCGCCCTTCTTGATGTGGACTTTTGCCTTGCCGGCCTCGCCTGCCGCCGTGTCGATCGTCTTCTTCTCCATCTTCACGTTCTCGCCCTTGATCTTGGCCTCGGTCTTGGTGCTGGTCGCGGTCTCGGTCGTCTTCTCCGTGGCCTTCACGCCGGATGCCGTGTCCTTGACCTTCGTCTTCTCAACTGTCGTGTCGCCTACCGTCTTCGTCGACTCCTTCACCGTCACCTGCGCCGACGCCGTCAGCGCCAGGCCCATCACCACCGCCATCGCCATAACCATGAACTTCTTCATCATCCCCTCCTTTTGGTTGCTGTGAATTGCGCGTCTTATTGCCGATTGCCTCAAAGATTGCAACTGAAATGCTATGATAGAAGGACAACCCTTGATACTATAACCCATTGAAACAATAAGGTATTTAATGATTTGCCGCCTGTCTCAGAAGCGTTTCGCCACCATGACGCCGTATGTGCCTGTCGCAGGATCGATGGCAGGCCCTGCTGCGTAGGAGCCGCGGGAGCCGAGCGTCACCATGAGGGTGCCTGCGAGCGCCATTGCGGCGCCGCCTCCGCTGATCGAGGCGCCGAGCAGGTTCTTGTCCGTCGCCGCGAGGATGGTCGAGCCTGCGATCGCCGCCATGCTGCCGACGGTGATGAGCGCGTAGCCCATGATGGCCATGCCGCCCATGCCGCCGCCCCCCTCCTTTTCGATCTCTTCGGTTTTCCTCCGGATATCGTCGTCCGCGGGCTGCGTCCCTTCGTCCGCATGAGGCTCCTCTGCGGCGCTCTCTTGATATGGCCGCGCGTCGCGCTTGTACGCGCCGGCGACCGACGGAATCGTGAGGGTCAGGATGCAGAGAATCGTGATTATGATTTTCATGGCCGACTTATCGCGCGGATGAAAAACGGATTCAAGGAGAAATTGATCATATCGTTTCCGTGCCGCCCACCACGATCTTCGGTATGCGGATCGTGGGCTGGCCGCTGGAGACGGGCGCGTCCTGGCCTTCCTTGCCGCAAGTGCCGATCGAGAAGCCCAGGTCCGTGCCCACCATGTCTATGGATTCGAGGACTCGCGGGCCGTTGCCGATCAGCGTGGCCCCGCGGACAGGCTCGGATATCCTGCCGTCGCGGATCAGATAGCCCTCCTGAACGTTGAACACGAAATCGCCGTTGACCGTGTTCACCTGGCCGCCGCCCATGCGCTTTATGAAGAGCCCGGACGGCGTGGAGCTTATTATGTGGGCCGGGTCGTGTCTGCCGGGGAGGATCAGGGTGTTGGTCATCCTGCAGATCGGGAGGTGCTCGTAGCTCTGGCGCCGGCCGTTCCCGGTCCTTGCGAATCCGAATTTTTTCGCGGAGCGCCTGTCCGACATGTATGATTTCAGCACGCCGGATTCGATGAGCACGGTGCGCTGCGCGCGCCGGCCCTCGTCGTCGAACGTGAAAGATCCGCGCTTGCCCTGCATCGTCGCGTCGTCCACCACGCTGACGAGGTCGGAGGCGACTTTCCCGCCGATCCTGCCGGCGTAGATCGTGAGCCCCTCGCCCGCGAAGTCCGCTTCGAGCCCGTGGCCCACCGCCTCGTGTATCATCGTGCCGCCGGCCTCGGCCGAGATCACCACAGGCATTGCCCCTGCGGGCGCAGGCCCGGCCGAGAGCAGCATTACGGCTCGTCGGGCCGCGCGATCCGCTATCTCCTCGGGCATCACCTCGTCGAAGATCTCGAATCCTTGCGCCCCGCCTACGACCTCCTGCCCGGTCTGGAGCGAGTCGCCGTTCGAGGCGACCACCTGGACCGAGAATACGATGCCCACCTGTTCGTCTGTGGCGAAGGTCCCGTCGCTGGCCGCAACGCAGATCCGCCTCACCCGGTCGCGGTAGAGGACCCTGGCCTGGCGGATCTCCTTGCCCGCCTGCCACGCGATGTCGTTGGCCCTGGTTACGATTTCGCACTTGTCGTCCATCTGCGTGCCGAACGGATGTCTCTGCACGGTCGCGACCTGCGCTGTATCGGCCTCCGCAAAGACGGGGGCGAGGGCTTTCGTC
This DNA window, taken from bacterium, encodes the following:
- a CDS encoding aminoacetone oxidase family FAD-binding enzyme; this translates as MDFDSIIIGAGASGLMAAYEALARGRKVLLIDHRRDFAQKLLISGGGRCNFTNSTVEARSYLSENPDFVRSALARFQPANFLSILDAHRIAYVEEEGGKLFLKGSSKRIFEMLLSGVEARGGTIAIGRISSVRRGDGFSVRGEFGEARARSLVLATGGLSYPALGASDLGYRIAKQFGHRVIPCRPGLVPLVFAPRDRGFFSKLAGISFRAEVAVGKSKIEDECLITHRGLSGPAILRASLLWDKGQRLLVDALPGVDLSGPLEEKREAGSRMQLKNFLSHYLPDRLADALCERLASSRQVGLYSKKELARVIAALHSIRILPAKTEGYARAEVTLGGVDTRELSSKNMESRLCPGLYFIGEVMDVTGDLGGFNLHWAWASAHAAANAI
- a CDS encoding ferritin family protein — protein: MDRMSSIELALKNEITEHEFYLNEALRSRNELAKKMFAQLAKDEEEHMHRIRALHEKLIKQGNWPKDMPIVVAGTDVKKILDSIVAKAGSVTDHDEDDVKALKKAIDFESKGVDLYTRLTGLCQNQMEKNFFSFLAGIEREHHRSLVDALAYLNDPESWLMQQERAGLDGA
- a CDS encoding TldD/PmbA family protein; amino-acid sequence: MIDDLPFDKIIQAAMRQGADFADVFVERTRATLISCDDRRIEHAAVSSDAGVGIRVVKEGRTAYGSTNDLTKKSLMAIARDVGKMANARRTKALAPVFAEADTAQVATVQRHPFGTQMDDKCEIVTRANDIAWQAGKEIRQARVLYRDRVRRICVAASDGTFATDEQVGIVFSVQVVASNGDSLQTGQEVVGGAQGFEIFDEVMPEEIADRAARRAVMLLSAGPAPAGAMPVVISAEAGGTMIHEAVGHGLEADFAGEGLTIYAGRIGGKVASDLVSVVDDATMQGKRGSFTFDDEGRRAQRTVLIESGVLKSYMSDRRSAKKFGFARTGNGRRQSYEHLPICRMTNTLILPGRHDPAHIISSTPSGLFIKRMGGGQVNTVNGDFVFNVQEGYLIRDGRISEPVRGATLIGNGPRVLESIDMVGTDLGFSIGTCGKEGQDAPVSSGQPTIRIPKIVVGGTETI